One segment of Kogia breviceps isolate mKogBre1 chromosome 14, mKogBre1 haplotype 1, whole genome shotgun sequence DNA contains the following:
- the EARS2 gene encoding nondiscriminating glutamyl-tRNA synthetase EARS2, mitochondrial isoform X6 — translation MKPAALRRRDSTFACCCLPCRPLPHQLQVAAAPCGSPSSHLERKSFSEPSSSATPQAYCFLNLSDGYDNRCRSLSEAQVAQKLAKDPKPAIRFHLEGEAPAFQDLVYGWNRHEVASVEGDPVILKSDGFPTYHLACVVDDHHMGISHVLRGSEWLVSTSKHLLLYQALGWQPPRFAHLPLLLNRDGSKLSKRQGDIFLEHFAAAGFLPDALLDIITSCGSGFAENQMGRTLPELITQFDLTRVTCHSALLDLEKLPEFNRLHLRRLVSDETQRRQLVGKLQALVEEAFGSQLQDRHVLDAAYVERIILLRQGHICRLQDLVSPVHSYLWTRPAVGRAQLSAVSEKVDVVAKRVLGLLEGPGMSLTQDMLNGELKKLSEGLEGTQHSNVMKLLRVALSGQLQGPPVAEMMLSLGPKEVRERIQKVLSS, via the exons ATGAAGCCGGCAGCTTTGAGAAGGCGGGACTCTACTTTCGCCTGTTGCTGCCTCCcttgccgccccctcccccatcagTTACAAGTGGCTGCAGCACCTTGTGGCTCGCCCTCCTCTCACTTAGAGAGAAAATCTTTCTCAGAACCTTCATCCTCTGCTACCCCACAAGCATACTGTTTTTTGAATCTCAGTGATGG GTATGACAATCGGTGCCGGAGCCTGAGCGAGGCGCAGGTGGCCCAGAAGCTGGCCAAGGACCCCAAGCCTGCCATCCGCTTCCACCTGGAGGGGGAGGCTCCAGCCTTCCAGGACTTGGTGTACGGCTGGAATCGGCATGAGGTGGCCAGTGTGGAGGGGGACCCAGTCATCCTGAAGAGCGATGGCTTCCCCACCTACCACCTGGCCTGCGTGGTGGACGACCACCACATGGGCATCAGCCACGTGCTGCGGGGCTCCGAGTGGCTGGTCTCCACCTCCAAGCATCTGCTCCTctaccaggccctgggctggcagCCCCCGCGCTTTGCCCACCTGCCCCTGCTCCTCAACAGGGATGGCAGCAAGCTGTCCAAGAGGCAAGGGGACATCTTCCTGGAGCATTTTGCTGCTGCCGGCTTCCTGCCAGATGCCTTGCTCGATATCATCACCAGCTGCGGCTCAGGGTTTGCAG AGAACCAGATGGGCAGGACCTTGCCAGAGCTGATCACACAGTTTGACCTGACTCGGGTCACCTGCCACTCGGCCCTGCTGGACCTGGAGAAGCTCCCAGAATTCAACAG GCTGCACCTCCGCCGTCTGGTGAGCGATGAGACCCAGAGACGCCAGCTGGTGGGGAAGCTACAGGCTCTCGTGGAGGAGGCATTTGGGAGCCAGCTGCAAGACAGGCATGTGCTGGACGCAGCCTACGTGGAGAGGATCATCCTGCTGAGACAG GGTCACATTTGCCGCCTGCAGGATTTGGTCTCCCCAGTGCACTCCTACCTGTGGACTCGCCCTGCTGTGGGTCGAGCACAGCTGAGCGCCGTCTCGGAGAAGGTGGACGTCGTTGCCAAGCGTGTGCTGGG GCTTTTAGAAGGACCCGGTATGAGTTTAACTCAGGACATGCTGAACGGAGAACTGAAGAAGCTGTCAGAAGGTCTGGAAGGCACCCAACACAGTAACGTGATGAAGCTCCTCCGAGTGGCCCTCAGTGGACAGCTG CAAGGACCTCCTGTAGCTGAGATGATGTTGTCCTTGGGACCAAAGGAAGTGCGGGAACGAATACAGAAGGTGCTTTCCAGCTAG
- the EARS2 gene encoding nondiscriminating glutamyl-tRNA synthetase EARS2, mitochondrial isoform X1, translated as MAVLLKRLLRPRRPPAALGRPLGRREASLGTHAGAAVRVRFAPSPTGFLHLGGLRTALYNYIFAKKHRGSFILRLEDTDQTRLVPGAAENIEDMLEWAGIPPDESPRRGGPAGPYLQSQRLALYTQATEALLKSGAAYPCFCSPQRLELLKREALRNHQTPRYDNRCRSLSEAQVAQKLAKDPKPAIRFHLEGEAPAFQDLVYGWNRHEVASVEGDPVILKSDGFPTYHLACVVDDHHMGISHVLRGSEWLVSTSKHLLLYQALGWQPPRFAHLPLLLNRDGSKLSKRQGDIFLEHFAAAGFLPDALLDIITSCGSGFAENQMGRTLPELITQFDLTRVTCHSALLDLEKLPEFNSWKVSFFKPHPLPWGRGLSGLEMPVAGRSLGFTGRLHLRRLVSDETQRRQLVGKLQALVEEAFGSQLQDRHVLDAAYVERIILLRQGHICRLQDLVSPVHSYLWTRPAVGRAQLSAVSEKVDVVAKRVLGLLEGPGMSLTQDMLNGELKKLSEGLEGTQHSNVMKLLRVALSGQLQGPPVAEMMLSLGPKEVRERIQKVLSS; from the exons ATGGCTGTGCTCCTGAAGAGGTTGTTGCGTCCCCGGAGGCCCCCGGCGGCCTTGGGCCGCCCCCTGGGACGGCGCGAGGCCAGCCTGGGCACTCATGCCGGGGCTGCGGTGCGAGTGCGGTTCGCCCCCAGCCCCACAG GCTTTTTGCACCTGGGCGGCCTCCGCACTGCCTTGTACAACTACATCTTTGCCAAGAAGCACCGAGGGAGCTTCATCCTGAGGCTGGAGGACACGGATCAGACCCGCCTTGTGCCTGGTGCAGCGGAGAATATAGAGGACATGCTGGAATGGGCAG GCATCCCCCCTGACGAGAGCCCCCGCCGAGGAGGTCCTGCAGGGCCCTACCTGCAGTCTCAGCGACTTGCGCTCTACACCCAGGCCACCGAAGCTCTGCTGAAGAGCGGTGCTGCGTACCCGTGTTTCTGCTCACCCCAGCGGCTGGAGCTCCTGAAGAGGGAGGCCCTAAGGAACCACCAGACACCCCG GTATGACAATCGGTGCCGGAGCCTGAGCGAGGCGCAGGTGGCCCAGAAGCTGGCCAAGGACCCCAAGCCTGCCATCCGCTTCCACCTGGAGGGGGAGGCTCCAGCCTTCCAGGACTTGGTGTACGGCTGGAATCGGCATGAGGTGGCCAGTGTGGAGGGGGACCCAGTCATCCTGAAGAGCGATGGCTTCCCCACCTACCACCTGGCCTGCGTGGTGGACGACCACCACATGGGCATCAGCCACGTGCTGCGGGGCTCCGAGTGGCTGGTCTCCACCTCCAAGCATCTGCTCCTctaccaggccctgggctggcagCCCCCGCGCTTTGCCCACCTGCCCCTGCTCCTCAACAGGGATGGCAGCAAGCTGTCCAAGAGGCAAGGGGACATCTTCCTGGAGCATTTTGCTGCTGCCGGCTTCCTGCCAGATGCCTTGCTCGATATCATCACCAGCTGCGGCTCAGGGTTTGCAG AGAACCAGATGGGCAGGACCTTGCCAGAGCTGATCACACAGTTTGACCTGACTCGGGTCACCTGCCACTCGGCCCTGCTGGACCTGGAGAAGCTCCCAGAATTCAACAG CTGGAAGGTGTCATTCTTCAAACCTCACCCACTCCCCTGGGGAAGAGGGTTGTCTGGGCTGGAGATGCCCGTGGCAGGACGGTCCCTTGGCTTCACCGGCAGGCTGCACCTCCGCCGTCTGGTGAGCGATGAGACCCAGAGACGCCAGCTGGTGGGGAAGCTACAGGCTCTCGTGGAGGAGGCATTTGGGAGCCAGCTGCAAGACAGGCATGTGCTGGACGCAGCCTACGTGGAGAGGATCATCCTGCTGAGACAG GGTCACATTTGCCGCCTGCAGGATTTGGTCTCCCCAGTGCACTCCTACCTGTGGACTCGCCCTGCTGTGGGTCGAGCACAGCTGAGCGCCGTCTCGGAGAAGGTGGACGTCGTTGCCAAGCGTGTGCTGGG GCTTTTAGAAGGACCCGGTATGAGTTTAACTCAGGACATGCTGAACGGAGAACTGAAGAAGCTGTCAGAAGGTCTGGAAGGCACCCAACACAGTAACGTGATGAAGCTCCTCCGAGTGGCCCTCAGTGGACAGCTG CAAGGACCTCCTGTAGCTGAGATGATGTTGTCCTTGGGACCAAAGGAAGTGCGGGAACGAATACAGAAGGTGCTTTCCAGCTAG
- the EARS2 gene encoding nondiscriminating glutamyl-tRNA synthetase EARS2, mitochondrial isoform X5: MDCQEGIPPDESPRRGGPAGPYLQSQRLALYTQATEALLKSGAAYPCFCSPQRLELLKREALRNHQTPRYDNRCRSLSEAQVAQKLAKDPKPAIRFHLEGEAPAFQDLVYGWNRHEVASVEGDPVILKSDGFPTYHLACVVDDHHMGISHVLRGSEWLVSTSKHLLLYQALGWQPPRFAHLPLLLNRDGSKLSKRQGDIFLEHFAAAGFLPDALLDIITSCGSGFAENQMGRTLPELITQFDLTRVTCHSALLDLEKLPEFNRLHLRRLVSDETQRRQLVGKLQALVEEAFGSQLQDRHVLDAAYVERIILLRQGHICRLQDLVSPVHSYLWTRPAVGRAQLSAVSEKVDVVAKRVLGLLEGPGMSLTQDMLNGELKKLSEGLEGTQHSNVMKLLRVALSGQLQGPPVAEMMLSLGPKEVRERIQKVLSS, translated from the exons ATGGATTGTCAGGAGG GCATCCCCCCTGACGAGAGCCCCCGCCGAGGAGGTCCTGCAGGGCCCTACCTGCAGTCTCAGCGACTTGCGCTCTACACCCAGGCCACCGAAGCTCTGCTGAAGAGCGGTGCTGCGTACCCGTGTTTCTGCTCACCCCAGCGGCTGGAGCTCCTGAAGAGGGAGGCCCTAAGGAACCACCAGACACCCCG GTATGACAATCGGTGCCGGAGCCTGAGCGAGGCGCAGGTGGCCCAGAAGCTGGCCAAGGACCCCAAGCCTGCCATCCGCTTCCACCTGGAGGGGGAGGCTCCAGCCTTCCAGGACTTGGTGTACGGCTGGAATCGGCATGAGGTGGCCAGTGTGGAGGGGGACCCAGTCATCCTGAAGAGCGATGGCTTCCCCACCTACCACCTGGCCTGCGTGGTGGACGACCACCACATGGGCATCAGCCACGTGCTGCGGGGCTCCGAGTGGCTGGTCTCCACCTCCAAGCATCTGCTCCTctaccaggccctgggctggcagCCCCCGCGCTTTGCCCACCTGCCCCTGCTCCTCAACAGGGATGGCAGCAAGCTGTCCAAGAGGCAAGGGGACATCTTCCTGGAGCATTTTGCTGCTGCCGGCTTCCTGCCAGATGCCTTGCTCGATATCATCACCAGCTGCGGCTCAGGGTTTGCAG AGAACCAGATGGGCAGGACCTTGCCAGAGCTGATCACACAGTTTGACCTGACTCGGGTCACCTGCCACTCGGCCCTGCTGGACCTGGAGAAGCTCCCAGAATTCAACAG GCTGCACCTCCGCCGTCTGGTGAGCGATGAGACCCAGAGACGCCAGCTGGTGGGGAAGCTACAGGCTCTCGTGGAGGAGGCATTTGGGAGCCAGCTGCAAGACAGGCATGTGCTGGACGCAGCCTACGTGGAGAGGATCATCCTGCTGAGACAG GGTCACATTTGCCGCCTGCAGGATTTGGTCTCCCCAGTGCACTCCTACCTGTGGACTCGCCCTGCTGTGGGTCGAGCACAGCTGAGCGCCGTCTCGGAGAAGGTGGACGTCGTTGCCAAGCGTGTGCTGGG GCTTTTAGAAGGACCCGGTATGAGTTTAACTCAGGACATGCTGAACGGAGAACTGAAGAAGCTGTCAGAAGGTCTGGAAGGCACCCAACACAGTAACGTGATGAAGCTCCTCCGAGTGGCCCTCAGTGGACAGCTG CAAGGACCTCCTGTAGCTGAGATGATGTTGTCCTTGGGACCAAAGGAAGTGCGGGAACGAATACAGAAGGTGCTTTCCAGCTAG
- the LOC131741003 gene encoding transcription and mRNA export factor ENY2-like yields MNKDAQMRAAMNQKSIETGERECLKKLLRASLLLRAKLIECGWKDQLKAHCKEVIKEEGLEHVTVDDLVAEVTPKGRALGPDSVKKELLQRVRTFLAQHASL; encoded by the exons ATGAACAAAGATGCGCAGATGAGAGCAGCAATGAACCAAAAGTCGATAGAAACTGGAGAAAGAGAATGCCTCAAAAagttgctgagggcttccctg ttgctgAGAGCTAAATTAATTGAATGTGGCTGGAAGGATCAGTTGAAGGCACACtgtaaagaggtaattaaagaaGAAGGACTAGAACACGTTACTGTTGATGACTTGGTAGCTGAAGTCACACCAAAAGGCAGAGCCCTGGGACCTGACAGTGTAAAGAAGGAGCTCCTACAAAGAGTAAGAACATTCCTTGCTCAGCATGCGAGCCTTTAA
- the EARS2 gene encoding nondiscriminating glutamyl-tRNA synthetase EARS2, mitochondrial isoform X4 has product MGRSPVPGLGWLLPARGKDGGRGRACIPPDESPRRGGPAGPYLQSQRLALYTQATEALLKSGAAYPCFCSPQRLELLKREALRNHQTPRYDNRCRSLSEAQVAQKLAKDPKPAIRFHLEGEAPAFQDLVYGWNRHEVASVEGDPVILKSDGFPTYHLACVVDDHHMGISHVLRGSEWLVSTSKHLLLYQALGWQPPRFAHLPLLLNRDGSKLSKRQGDIFLEHFAAAGFLPDALLDIITSCGSGFAENQMGRTLPELITQFDLTRVTCHSALLDLEKLPEFNRLHLRRLVSDETQRRQLVGKLQALVEEAFGSQLQDRHVLDAAYVERIILLRQGHICRLQDLVSPVHSYLWTRPAVGRAQLSAVSEKVDVVAKRVLGLLEGPGMSLTQDMLNGELKKLSEGLEGTQHSNVMKLLRVALSGQLQGPPVAEMMLSLGPKEVRERIQKVLSS; this is encoded by the exons ATGGGCAG GTCCCCTGTTCCAGGCCTGGGCTGGCTTCTCCCTGCCCGAGGCAAGGATGGAGGGAGAGGACGTGCCT GCATCCCCCCTGACGAGAGCCCCCGCCGAGGAGGTCCTGCAGGGCCCTACCTGCAGTCTCAGCGACTTGCGCTCTACACCCAGGCCACCGAAGCTCTGCTGAAGAGCGGTGCTGCGTACCCGTGTTTCTGCTCACCCCAGCGGCTGGAGCTCCTGAAGAGGGAGGCCCTAAGGAACCACCAGACACCCCG GTATGACAATCGGTGCCGGAGCCTGAGCGAGGCGCAGGTGGCCCAGAAGCTGGCCAAGGACCCCAAGCCTGCCATCCGCTTCCACCTGGAGGGGGAGGCTCCAGCCTTCCAGGACTTGGTGTACGGCTGGAATCGGCATGAGGTGGCCAGTGTGGAGGGGGACCCAGTCATCCTGAAGAGCGATGGCTTCCCCACCTACCACCTGGCCTGCGTGGTGGACGACCACCACATGGGCATCAGCCACGTGCTGCGGGGCTCCGAGTGGCTGGTCTCCACCTCCAAGCATCTGCTCCTctaccaggccctgggctggcagCCCCCGCGCTTTGCCCACCTGCCCCTGCTCCTCAACAGGGATGGCAGCAAGCTGTCCAAGAGGCAAGGGGACATCTTCCTGGAGCATTTTGCTGCTGCCGGCTTCCTGCCAGATGCCTTGCTCGATATCATCACCAGCTGCGGCTCAGGGTTTGCAG AGAACCAGATGGGCAGGACCTTGCCAGAGCTGATCACACAGTTTGACCTGACTCGGGTCACCTGCCACTCGGCCCTGCTGGACCTGGAGAAGCTCCCAGAATTCAACAG GCTGCACCTCCGCCGTCTGGTGAGCGATGAGACCCAGAGACGCCAGCTGGTGGGGAAGCTACAGGCTCTCGTGGAGGAGGCATTTGGGAGCCAGCTGCAAGACAGGCATGTGCTGGACGCAGCCTACGTGGAGAGGATCATCCTGCTGAGACAG GGTCACATTTGCCGCCTGCAGGATTTGGTCTCCCCAGTGCACTCCTACCTGTGGACTCGCCCTGCTGTGGGTCGAGCACAGCTGAGCGCCGTCTCGGAGAAGGTGGACGTCGTTGCCAAGCGTGTGCTGGG GCTTTTAGAAGGACCCGGTATGAGTTTAACTCAGGACATGCTGAACGGAGAACTGAAGAAGCTGTCAGAAGGTCTGGAAGGCACCCAACACAGTAACGTGATGAAGCTCCTCCGAGTGGCCCTCAGTGGACAGCTG CAAGGACCTCCTGTAGCTGAGATGATGTTGTCCTTGGGACCAAAGGAAGTGCGGGAACGAATACAGAAGGTGCTTTCCAGCTAG
- the EARS2 gene encoding nondiscriminating glutamyl-tRNA synthetase EARS2, mitochondrial isoform X3: MAVLLKRLLRPRRPPAALGRPLGRREASLGTHAGAAVRVRFAPSPTGFLHLGGLRTALYNYIFAKKHRGSFILRLEDTDQTRLVPGAAENIEDMLEWAGIPPDESPRRGGPAGPYLQSQRLALYTQATEALLKSGAAYPCFCSPQRLELLKREALRNHQTPRYDNRCRSLSEAQVAQKLAKDPKPAIRFHLEGEAPAFQDLVYGWNRHEVASVEGDPVILKSDGFPTYHLACVVDDHHMGISHVLRGSEWLVSTSKHLLLYQALGWQPPRFAHLPLLLNRDGSKLSKRQGDIFLEHFAAAGFLPDALLDIITSCGSGFAENQMGRTLPELITQFDLTRVTCHSALLDLEKLPEFNRLHLRRLVSDETQRRQLVGKLQALVEEAFGSQLQDRHVLDAAYVERIILLRQGHICRLQDLVSPVHSYLWTRPAVGRAQLSAVSEKVDVVAKRVLGKDLL, from the exons ATGGCTGTGCTCCTGAAGAGGTTGTTGCGTCCCCGGAGGCCCCCGGCGGCCTTGGGCCGCCCCCTGGGACGGCGCGAGGCCAGCCTGGGCACTCATGCCGGGGCTGCGGTGCGAGTGCGGTTCGCCCCCAGCCCCACAG GCTTTTTGCACCTGGGCGGCCTCCGCACTGCCTTGTACAACTACATCTTTGCCAAGAAGCACCGAGGGAGCTTCATCCTGAGGCTGGAGGACACGGATCAGACCCGCCTTGTGCCTGGTGCAGCGGAGAATATAGAGGACATGCTGGAATGGGCAG GCATCCCCCCTGACGAGAGCCCCCGCCGAGGAGGTCCTGCAGGGCCCTACCTGCAGTCTCAGCGACTTGCGCTCTACACCCAGGCCACCGAAGCTCTGCTGAAGAGCGGTGCTGCGTACCCGTGTTTCTGCTCACCCCAGCGGCTGGAGCTCCTGAAGAGGGAGGCCCTAAGGAACCACCAGACACCCCG GTATGACAATCGGTGCCGGAGCCTGAGCGAGGCGCAGGTGGCCCAGAAGCTGGCCAAGGACCCCAAGCCTGCCATCCGCTTCCACCTGGAGGGGGAGGCTCCAGCCTTCCAGGACTTGGTGTACGGCTGGAATCGGCATGAGGTGGCCAGTGTGGAGGGGGACCCAGTCATCCTGAAGAGCGATGGCTTCCCCACCTACCACCTGGCCTGCGTGGTGGACGACCACCACATGGGCATCAGCCACGTGCTGCGGGGCTCCGAGTGGCTGGTCTCCACCTCCAAGCATCTGCTCCTctaccaggccctgggctggcagCCCCCGCGCTTTGCCCACCTGCCCCTGCTCCTCAACAGGGATGGCAGCAAGCTGTCCAAGAGGCAAGGGGACATCTTCCTGGAGCATTTTGCTGCTGCCGGCTTCCTGCCAGATGCCTTGCTCGATATCATCACCAGCTGCGGCTCAGGGTTTGCAG AGAACCAGATGGGCAGGACCTTGCCAGAGCTGATCACACAGTTTGACCTGACTCGGGTCACCTGCCACTCGGCCCTGCTGGACCTGGAGAAGCTCCCAGAATTCAACAG GCTGCACCTCCGCCGTCTGGTGAGCGATGAGACCCAGAGACGCCAGCTGGTGGGGAAGCTACAGGCTCTCGTGGAGGAGGCATTTGGGAGCCAGCTGCAAGACAGGCATGTGCTGGACGCAGCCTACGTGGAGAGGATCATCCTGCTGAGACAG GGTCACATTTGCCGCCTGCAGGATTTGGTCTCCCCAGTGCACTCCTACCTGTGGACTCGCCCTGCTGTGGGTCGAGCACAGCTGAGCGCCGTCTCGGAGAAGGTGGACGTCGTTGCCAAGCGTGTGCTGGG CAAGGACCTCCTGTAG
- the EARS2 gene encoding nondiscriminating glutamyl-tRNA synthetase EARS2, mitochondrial isoform X2, with protein MAVLLKRLLRPRRPPAALGRPLGRREASLGTHAGAAVRVRFAPSPTGFLHLGGLRTALYNYIFAKKHRGSFILRLEDTDQTRLVPGAAENIEDMLEWAGIPPDESPRRGGPAGPYLQSQRLALYTQATEALLKSGAAYPCFCSPQRLELLKREALRNHQTPRYDNRCRSLSEAQVAQKLAKDPKPAIRFHLEGEAPAFQDLVYGWNRHEVASVEGDPVILKSDGFPTYHLACVVDDHHMGISHVLRGSEWLVSTSKHLLLYQALGWQPPRFAHLPLLLNRDGSKLSKRQGDIFLEHFAAAGFLPDALLDIITSCGSGFAENQMGRTLPELITQFDLTRVTCHSALLDLEKLPEFNRLHLRRLVSDETQRRQLVGKLQALVEEAFGSQLQDRHVLDAAYVERIILLRQGHICRLQDLVSPVHSYLWTRPAVGRAQLSAVSEKVDVVAKRVLGLLEGPGMSLTQDMLNGELKKLSEGLEGTQHSNVMKLLRVALSGQLQGPPVAEMMLSLGPKEVRERIQKVLSS; from the exons ATGGCTGTGCTCCTGAAGAGGTTGTTGCGTCCCCGGAGGCCCCCGGCGGCCTTGGGCCGCCCCCTGGGACGGCGCGAGGCCAGCCTGGGCACTCATGCCGGGGCTGCGGTGCGAGTGCGGTTCGCCCCCAGCCCCACAG GCTTTTTGCACCTGGGCGGCCTCCGCACTGCCTTGTACAACTACATCTTTGCCAAGAAGCACCGAGGGAGCTTCATCCTGAGGCTGGAGGACACGGATCAGACCCGCCTTGTGCCTGGTGCAGCGGAGAATATAGAGGACATGCTGGAATGGGCAG GCATCCCCCCTGACGAGAGCCCCCGCCGAGGAGGTCCTGCAGGGCCCTACCTGCAGTCTCAGCGACTTGCGCTCTACACCCAGGCCACCGAAGCTCTGCTGAAGAGCGGTGCTGCGTACCCGTGTTTCTGCTCACCCCAGCGGCTGGAGCTCCTGAAGAGGGAGGCCCTAAGGAACCACCAGACACCCCG GTATGACAATCGGTGCCGGAGCCTGAGCGAGGCGCAGGTGGCCCAGAAGCTGGCCAAGGACCCCAAGCCTGCCATCCGCTTCCACCTGGAGGGGGAGGCTCCAGCCTTCCAGGACTTGGTGTACGGCTGGAATCGGCATGAGGTGGCCAGTGTGGAGGGGGACCCAGTCATCCTGAAGAGCGATGGCTTCCCCACCTACCACCTGGCCTGCGTGGTGGACGACCACCACATGGGCATCAGCCACGTGCTGCGGGGCTCCGAGTGGCTGGTCTCCACCTCCAAGCATCTGCTCCTctaccaggccctgggctggcagCCCCCGCGCTTTGCCCACCTGCCCCTGCTCCTCAACAGGGATGGCAGCAAGCTGTCCAAGAGGCAAGGGGACATCTTCCTGGAGCATTTTGCTGCTGCCGGCTTCCTGCCAGATGCCTTGCTCGATATCATCACCAGCTGCGGCTCAGGGTTTGCAG AGAACCAGATGGGCAGGACCTTGCCAGAGCTGATCACACAGTTTGACCTGACTCGGGTCACCTGCCACTCGGCCCTGCTGGACCTGGAGAAGCTCCCAGAATTCAACAG GCTGCACCTCCGCCGTCTGGTGAGCGATGAGACCCAGAGACGCCAGCTGGTGGGGAAGCTACAGGCTCTCGTGGAGGAGGCATTTGGGAGCCAGCTGCAAGACAGGCATGTGCTGGACGCAGCCTACGTGGAGAGGATCATCCTGCTGAGACAG GGTCACATTTGCCGCCTGCAGGATTTGGTCTCCCCAGTGCACTCCTACCTGTGGACTCGCCCTGCTGTGGGTCGAGCACAGCTGAGCGCCGTCTCGGAGAAGGTGGACGTCGTTGCCAAGCGTGTGCTGGG GCTTTTAGAAGGACCCGGTATGAGTTTAACTCAGGACATGCTGAACGGAGAACTGAAGAAGCTGTCAGAAGGTCTGGAAGGCACCCAACACAGTAACGTGATGAAGCTCCTCCGAGTGGCCCTCAGTGGACAGCTG CAAGGACCTCCTGTAGCTGAGATGATGTTGTCCTTGGGACCAAAGGAAGTGCGGGAACGAATACAGAAGGTGCTTTCCAGCTAG